The DNA region ATTATAAGCATAGTTGGATTAAAATTAGTATCTTAAAAATATTTATCGAGGTGTAATTTGGTGGGCAAAGGTGAAGAAACAAGAAAAAAAATACTAAAGAGTGCTCTAAACTTATTCTCTACTAGAGGTTATGAACAAACGTCTATCCGAGATATCGCCATAGAAGTAAATATTAAAGCCCCTTCCATATATGCCTATTTCTTAAGTAAAGAAGAGTTATTTATTAATGTAAGTCATTTTGCAATGAAGGAATATACCATTTTTGTACAGGATCATTCCTTCATCATGGAAGATCAATCCGTTGAAAAGAAATTATATGACTTCATGAAATCTTTAAGCGATTACTTTTCCGAAAATGAGTTTGGACGCTTCATAAATAGGTGTTTTACTTTACCACCTGAACAATTTAAAGAGAAATTAGTTCAACTTTATCTAGAAAGTGAAGAAGAAATTAAAAAAGTGCTATTAAAAATTTTAAGCACTGATGCTGAAAAATTTATACCCATAGACTTCATTTTAGCCTCTTTTTTCTGCAACCTGGATGGAATGCTTCTCTATAGAGTGAATTACTCTCGAGAGCATTACGAAAAAAGACTGGAAGAAATCTGGCAAGTGTTTTGGCGAGGAATTCAAAAGTGATTTTGAATTTAAGGCAGGGTGAAAAGAAAATGATACAGAAAAAAACAGATGATGCCATTGAAATTGTGGGTGCATCCGAAAATAACTTGAAGCATATTGATCTGACCATACCCAAAGAAAAATTAGTGGTTTTCGTAGGCGTATCCGGTTCGGGAAAAAGTTCTCTGGCTTTTGATACGATCGCAGTGGAGAGCAGCCGGCAATGGCAGGCATCCTATCCTCTTTATTTGAGAAATAAAATGCCGCAATATGAGCGTCCTGCAGTAGAATATATTCATAACCTTACTCCGTCTATCGTTGTGGACCAAAAACCATTAGGTACAAACGCCCGTTCTACAGTAGGAACGGCTACGGATGTAGCTCCCTTAATCCGCCTTCTGTTCTCGCGTGTAGGACATCCAAGTGCAGGGGGGGCTACAGCTTATTCTTTTAATCACCCATTAGGCATGTGTCCTACATGTACGGGTCTTGGAGCATGTTTGGAACTCCATGAGGACAGCCTTTTTGACCAAGAGAGAACGATTCGACAAGGCGGAATCCGTTTCAGCCAATTTTCTGCTGGTTGGCAAAGTCGATTATACTTAGGCAATCCATTTCTGGATCAAGATAAAAAACTGAAGGACTTTAATGATGAAGAGTGGGAGATCCTTCGATACGGCACAAAAGAACCATTAAAAATAGAGTTGACCTCCAACAATACCGGTAAATCAGACAAAGTGGACTATGAGGGAGTGATCCCCCGTTTTCGCAGACTCTATCTCAATCGGGATATTTCCACCTTAAAAAAGAGTCTGCAAAATGAAATTATGTCCTTTGTGCAAACGCGTCCTTGCACGGACTGTAAAGGTACAGGACTGAATCCAAATGCTCTGGCATCCAAAATTAATAACTATAATATTGCGGATTACTATGATATGCAAGTAAGTGATTTGCTTCCGATCCTGCGAAAAATCAATACCCCGGTAGGTGCTTCAATCGCCAAGCAAATCGCGGATAGCTTAAGCCACATGGTTGAGGTGGGGTTAGGATATCTGACCCTGTCGCGAAGAACAGACACGCTATCCGGCGGGGAAATTCAACGTCTGAAAATGATACGTCATTTAGGAAGCAATTTAAGCAACATCACTTATATTTTTGATGAGCCTACTGCCGGACTTCACCCTGACGATGCCAAACGGATTGCTGCATTACTTTTAAAGCTGCGCGATAAACATAACTCCGTTCTTGTCGTTGAGCACAGCCGAAGCATGATCGAACTCGCGGATGAGGTTGTAGAGCTGGGGCCGCAAGCAGGTTATCATGGCGGGCATCTTGTTTTTCAGGGAAGCGTTGAATCTCTCAAAATGGCGGATACGCAAACCGCCCAAGCATTGCGGGAGCCAGTCATTCTAAACCGGTCACCTCGATCATGGAAAGATGCATTCCGGATCGAAAATGCCACGATGAACAATTTAAAGCAAATATCCGTTTCCATCCCCAAAGGTGTATTAACGGTTGTTAGCGGTGTAGCAGGCTCCGGTAAAAGCAGCTTAATTCGCAAGGAATTTGTTACACGTTATCCGGAATCCGTTGTTATTGATCAAAAACCTATCGGTACCTCATCTCGGTCTACTCCGGCAACCTATACCGGAATCATGGATGAGATCCGTAAATTATTTGCAAAGGAAAATGGGGTCGGCCCGGAATGGTTCAGCTCAAACTCAAAAGGGGCATGTCCCGTATGTAATGGTACAGGTGAAATAAAGCCTGACGTTGCGTTTGCGGATGCCGTAGCCATTATCTGTGAAGAATGCGGTGGAGGTCGTTTTAATCCCGAAGCTTTGAGCTTTAGATATTTTGGGAAAAATATTCAAGAGGTGCTGGCGCTCACCATTGATCAGGCCCTAAACTTTTTCTCAGAGAAAAAAATCATAACCCGATTAAAAAGTCTACAAGACGTTGGTCTAGGCTATATGACGCTCGGTCAGTCTACGAGCACCTTTTCCGGCGGAGAAAACCAGAGATTAAAACTGGCCAGCGAGCTTCACAAAAAAGGGAACATTTATGTGCTTGATGAACCGTCAACAGGGCTGCATCATCAGGATATCAAGCGGTTGGTGGCGTTATTTGATCAGCTCGTAAATCAAGGAAATACCGTAATCATCGTGGAGCACCGGTTGGAGATGATCGCATTGGCTGATTGGGTCATCGATTTAGGGCCTTATGGCGGAAATGAAGGGGGACGAGTCGTATTCAGCGGAACACCCGTCGATTTAATGGAATGCAATGAGTCGGTTACGGCACATTATCTAAGATCAGCAGTAAATAATACGTAAAATAGGTGCCGCCCTCAGATGAGGGCGGTAAAGTTGTCCGCCGCTATCAACTGTCGACCATGCGCCAGAAATTGCAGCCTTTTCGTTTTAAAAAAATAATAGCGAATACAATTGCACCTTTATAATGCACCATAGATGGCAATACCTACAGCCAGGCTTTTCGTGCTTGAGCCAAACTTTTTTATAAATCCATTATTTAACTTAATTTTCTTTTGCCAATTCAGCAAAAATGGCCTGTACACTTTCCACCAATTCCGCCAATAGATCGCCCGCTTTGACCGTATCGCCTTGTTTGACATGCGAGATGAAATACTGGCCTTTCAGCTTTACGGTATTAACCCCGATATGAATCAGCAGCTCAGCTCCATCCTCCGTCACCACGCTGTACGCGTGCCCCGTTCGGAAGACAAGCGCCACGGTGCCGTCTGCCGGCGCATACAGCTTGCCTTCGGAAGGAAGGATGGCCGCCCCTTTCCCCATCGCCAACGAAGCGAAAGCCTCATCCTCCATTTCGGTTAAGGGGACGATCCGCCCTTTTAACGGGCTGAGGATTTCTTGCTTGTCATAGATTTGCAAATCCGACGCTTGTTGCCGTTCAATAGCTGCAGCTCCCCGAGCGGTTGATCCTGCCGGTACCTTATCCGCATTCTCTTCCACAGGATCGTCGAAGCCAACCAAATACGTCAAAATCACACTGAGGACAAAAGCTGCCCCAAACCCGACCGCGTAGCCGATAAAACCCGGGCCGACAAAAGCTGGAAAGGTCAGGAGGCTTTTGGGGACGAGCGCCACCGCGGACGCGTGATAACCGCCGGCAATCGCGCCGCCGAGCTGGTTGTGATTGATCCTATTTACTCCCAAACCGCCGAATTGGCCGATCTATATATACAAATCAAACCCCGTACCGATGGTGTCCTTGCCATGTTGCTAGTAAAGCTGCTAAATGAGAAGCATGCACTTGATCCTTCATTTATTGAAAAGCACACTGTAGGCTTCCCGGATTTTATGGACTCCGTAAACCGATTGGACAAACAACAATGCCTTGATGCCTGTGGAATTCAAGAACGATCCATAGAAATATTGGCAGGATGGTTGCAACATGCCAAGTCTGCCGCACATATTGTCGGCTCTGGTTTACAACGACATCCTATTGGAAAACAACATATACAATCCATCGCATCCTTGGCCGCTGCTCGCGGTGATCTCGGGAAACAAGGCGGCGGAATTTTGCTTCGCAGCCGCAAAAGCAGGCTTTTTAATAATCAAATGATTTTTAATGCAGGCCAAAATGGCACTCGGCATCGCCTCCTGAGAATCACGGATCTTTTCAATGAAAGTGTGTCCCTAGCGCCGCCAATTGATCTGCTTTGGATAACCAGCGCTAATCCAATGCATCAAGCAGCCTACTCTAAACGATTTGCAAATTACCTTGGGACCGTACCGGTTGTCGTCACTGTGGATCAATACTTTACGGCGACAACCAAAATGTCCAATCTTATCTTGCCCACAACGACACACTTTGAAGAATTGGATATCGTGCCAAGTTTTTGGCATGATAGCATTGCGTTGAATGAACAGGCCATTGCTCCCTACTTTCAAAGTAAAAGTGAATGGACGATGATGCGAAATTTAGCTGCCAGATTACAAAAAGAGCATCCGGATTTATGCTCTTTTCCCTTGCATGCCAGTGAAGAAGAATACTTAAATGCCCAGTTTAATCAAGAAGTTTTCGAGCATTATCGGATACGATCAATCTCGGATTTACGGGGGAAAATAGCTACTCCCGACTCTCCCGCACATGTCTGCGATAACATTATGGTGAAGAAACCTGCAGAAAAGTATCCGTTTTACGCGTTCGATGCAGAGCAAATTGAGCTGCAATTGGCCACGCCTCACACAAAAGAAAATAAGGGATTTGAAAGCTATCCGTTCCTATTGCTTACCTCACGAAATGCATATACTTTTCACTCGCATCATCTTCAACATTTATTTGATGAGGAAGAAGCGTTTATAAGCATCCATCCAAAAGCTGGAGCGGAACATCGCATTTCTAACGGGGAAATCGTAAAAATCTATAATGATCAGTTTTGCCTGCTGGTCAAGGCCGTCTATAGCGACAAAGTCCCATCGGATATTCTGCTGTTTCATGCAGGAACGAATTCTGGCATAGAAAGAAAGCTAGACCCTATGGCAAAGTGGACTCCAGACAAAAGGACAGAGACTGTTCGGTTGCCCGGTGAAACTGAAATGTTCGATACATTTGTTACTGTCGCAGCTTTGAAATAAAGTATGTTTAAAATCTCTCACAAATCCTTATTTTACAGCACATAAAAAACAAACATAATAGAAATAATAAGAATCCGAAAGGAATTTCGCATACCATACTCCCTCCACTTAACGGGTTTTACGTTTTTATATATGTCTTTACGGAGTTTCGCATAACGTTCTTGTACACACGAAATAACCCAACCTTAGATCGCTCTTATCTTAGGCTGGGCCGTTGTTGTCTGAGCTTCTTCCATGGGATCGGGTTGATAACAGCTGCTTCTTCCACAAGAATCAGGTTCCCTTCGTAAAAAAACTTACGTTGAGGCAGTTGATCAATGCGGCCATCAGAATCTTAGCAGTTCAAGACACATCGTCTAAATTGTATCTCTGAGAATATGAATAAACCGGTGAATTACAATCAGTTCTTCCTGCGTGAAGGTGCTTATCGCCGCATCCAGCTTGTTGCGAGCTTGTTCATGCAGCTTTTCGTGAAGCTTGTAAACTTCTCCTCCGCTCCGAGTGAGGGTGAAAAAGAGCTCCTTCCGATTCCCCTCCATCCGATGGGACTCAATAAACCCTTTCTCCAGTAAGCGGGTCGTTATTTTGGAAATACTTCCTTTCGTCATATTTAAGGCTGTGGCGATCCCAACGGCATTGGTCAGTCTATTCTTCCCGATATAATCGATAACGTGACATTCCGTAACGTTCACTTTATTCTGATACTTCCAATCCTCGCCCGTTAAAATCTCATGCCATTCCTCTTCTTCATGGTCATCCTCGCTAATTTGATGGATTAACGCTTCAATCTGGTCCAACAATTCCGGTTTCATCCTTGACATCTAGGTTCACCTCACAAAGTTTCTTATGAAACTTTGATCTATTTTTATTGATTGCGTTTATTTAATTTACAATAGATACTTTTTGACAGTCAAATGTTTTAGTGATATTGTGGTTATAGTTTCTTGGGAAACTATTTTATAAAAGAGGTGTGGGGAAATGACAAACGAGGAAGCTAGACAAAAGGTACAGCAGGTTATGGAAGCCTTATTCGATCCTAATGTCACTGCAGAAGAGGTGGGATCATACTTCAATCCGCGATACGTTCAGGACGCCAACGGAGTTGTTCTTGATCATAAAGGTTTTGTAGATCATGCTCGGGCGCTTAAATCGACGCTGAAAAGCGGCAAGGTCAGAATCGACAAAATGTTTGTGGACGGCCAGGTCATGGTTAGCGTTCACTACGTAGATGCCGTGAAACAGGATGATTCCCAGCTCACGATGAAGGTTATCGCTTGTTTCGAAGTGGACGAGAACGGGCTATTTATAAACACCGATGAGTTGACTCATCTTGTACAAGGCGATGCGGCGGACAGGGATTTAGGTTCCAGAACTTAATTAAAGACTACGGCCTACTTATTAGCACTAGCGAAGGATGACTATAAAAAAAGATGACTTGGAAAAGCGGTGGTTCCTGGAACCGTCGCTTTTTGCAGCCATCCAGCAAACGTAATATTGCCTTTTTACCGTTGAACTTTTCAGGAACTATGAGCTTGTAACGGCCAGTTCATTAAATTTATATTTGTATATTCTTTTCCTTCAGCCCTTCAAGTCCATAGCCTTTGAAAAATGCCTTCATCGCAGATTTATTACCTGCAAAATACATTTCGAGACGATTGCAGTTTGCATGCTTTTGGGAATTGAACATGATTTTTTGCCTCCTAGATGCAATAGTCCGCGTATCGAGGATGAACATTCCCTGGACGCTGCTCCTTTGTCCATGTGCTCATCGCGGGAATCTTGGAATAATCAGTGCGATATGCGTATTTTTTGGCGATTTCGCTGACTTCCATCATCAGCCCTTCGTTCAGCGTAACGGGAACAAGTCCTATGGATATAAAATGGCTGTTATCCACATGAAGCTCATTTTCGGCGGCCTCGTTCCGCGGATTGGGAACAAAGGCAATTTCGCTTCCCGTCAGCCTGCTGACAATCCGAGCCTGATCGATTACCCGCCGGGTCTCCGTCATTTGATTCATGATCAGAACGCGCTCGCCAAGTTCCGGAGGATGGTCGACGGCAAGCTGTAAACAACGCACCGTATCCTGAATATGAATGAATGCTCTTGTTTGCCCCCCCGTACCGTGCACGGTAATCGGATGGCCGACGGCACCCTGCATCAGAAAGCGGTTCAGAACCGTCCCGTAGTCCCCATCATAATCAAACCGGTTGATCAGCCGTTCATCGGCTTGCGTTTCGGGAGTATTCGTTCCCCAGACGATGCCCTGATGGAGATCGGTTATTCGCAGCCGGTCGTTTTTGTTGTAATAATGGAACAATAGCTGATCCAGCGATTTGGTCATATGATAGATAGAACCGGGATTTGTCGGATAAAGAATTTGTTGATTGACCCTGTCACCGTTATCCGTCTTCACCTCGATATCCAGATATCCTTCGGGTATCCGAATTCCTGCCGAACCGTATCCGTATACCCCCATCGTTCCCAAATGGATCAGGTGGATATCCAGCCCGCTTTCAACGATCGCACACAGAACATGATGAGTAGCTTTAACGTTATTGTTGACGGTATAGCGTTTGAGCAGGGACGACTTCATGGAGTATGGCGCAGACCGCTGCTCGGCAAAATGAATAATGACATCCGGCTTCTCCTCACGAATGGCGGACAACAACCGATCGTACTCCTCCGCGATATCGATACGATAAAACCGTATCCGATTCCCCGATACTTCTTCCCATGCCCTTAAACGAACATCGATGGACTGAATGGGGGTTAATGAATTTGTTCCGCATTCTTCGTCAATTCTCCTCCTGGAGAGATTGTCGATGATGATAACTTCGTGTCCCAATCCGGACAAGCGAAGGCTCGTCGGCCAGCCGCAAAAACCGTCTCCCCCCAGAACGATTATCTTTTTGCGAACCTTTGCGTTTGTCATATTCCATCATCCTTTGCTCATGTTTTTTCTGATTCTTGTCCAAGCAGAAAGCTGCGCAAAGCTTCTTTCTTTTGTTGCATTTCTTTATAGCCTTGCATATACAATTCCTCAAGAACCTGCTTGTTGCGTTCCATTCTCCCGGCGATTAGCGGTTTCTCGGGGCAAATGAGAAAAACATCCCGATTCATATCCATTTTTTGAATATCCTGAGTTGTCCGATTATATATTTCATGCCTGTTCTTCAGCAATTTGATTAACT from Paenibacillus macerans includes:
- a CDS encoding TetR/AcrR family transcriptional regulator, with protein sequence MGKGEETRKKILKSALNLFSTRGYEQTSIRDIAIEVNIKAPSIYAYFLSKEELFINVSHFAMKEYTIFVQDHSFIMEDQSVEKKLYDFMKSLSDYFSENEFGRFINRCFTLPPEQFKEKLVQLYLESEEEIKKVLLKILSTDAEKFIPIDFILASFFCNLDGMLLYRVNYSREHYEKRLEEIWQVFWRGIQK
- a CDS encoding excinuclease ABC subunit UvrA, with translation MILNLRQGEKKMIQKKTDDAIEIVGASENNLKHIDLTIPKEKLVVFVGVSGSGKSSLAFDTIAVESSRQWQASYPLYLRNKMPQYERPAVEYIHNLTPSIVVDQKPLGTNARSTVGTATDVAPLIRLLFSRVGHPSAGGATAYSFNHPLGMCPTCTGLGACLELHEDSLFDQERTIRQGGIRFSQFSAGWQSRLYLGNPFLDQDKKLKDFNDEEWEILRYGTKEPLKIELTSNNTGKSDKVDYEGVIPRFRRLYLNRDISTLKKSLQNEIMSFVQTRPCTDCKGTGLNPNALASKINNYNIADYYDMQVSDLLPILRKINTPVGASIAKQIADSLSHMVEVGLGYLTLSRRTDTLSGGEIQRLKMIRHLGSNLSNITYIFDEPTAGLHPDDAKRIAALLLKLRDKHNSVLVVEHSRSMIELADEVVELGPQAGYHGGHLVFQGSVESLKMADTQTAQALREPVILNRSPRSWKDAFRIENATMNNLKQISVSIPKGVLTVVSGVAGSGKSSLIRKEFVTRYPESVVIDQKPIGTSSRSTPATYTGIMDEIRKLFAKENGVGPEWFSSNSKGACPVCNGTGEIKPDVAFADAVAIICEECGGGRFNPEALSFRYFGKNIQEVLALTIDQALNFFSEKKIITRLKSLQDVGLGYMTLGQSTSTFSGGENQRLKLASELHKKGNIYVLDEPSTGLHHQDIKRLVALFDQLVNQGNTVIIVEHRLEMIALADWVIDLGPYGGNEGGRVVFSGTPVDLMECNESVTAHYLRSAVNNT
- a CDS encoding PTS sugar transporter subunit IIA, with the protein product MGVNRINHNQLGGAIAGGYHASAVALVPKSLLTFPAFVGPGFIGYAVGFGAAFVLSVILTYLVGFDDPVEENADKVPAGSTARGAAAIERQQASDLQIYDKQEILSPLKGRIVPLTEMEDEAFASLAMGKGAAILPSEGKLYAPADGTVALVFRTGHAYSVVTEDGAELLIHIGVNTVKLKGQYFISHVKQGDTVKAGDLLAELVESVQAIFAELAKEN
- a CDS encoding molybdopterin-dependent oxidoreductase — protein: MIDPIYSQTAELADLYIQIKPRTDGVLAMLLVKLLNEKHALDPSFIEKHTVGFPDFMDSVNRLDKQQCLDACGIQERSIEILAGWLQHAKSAAHIVGSGLQRHPIGKQHIQSIASLAAARGDLGKQGGGILLRSRKSRLFNNQMIFNAGQNGTRHRLLRITDLFNESVSLAPPIDLLWITSANPMHQAAYSKRFANYLGTVPVVVTVDQYFTATTKMSNLILPTTTHFEELDIVPSFWHDSIALNEQAIAPYFQSKSEWTMMRNLAARLQKEHPDLCSFPLHASEEEYLNAQFNQEVFEHYRIRSISDLRGKIATPDSPAHVCDNIMVKKPAEKYPFYAFDAEQIELQLATPHTKENKGFESYPFLLLTSRNAYTFHSHHLQHLFDEEEAFISIHPKAGAEHRISNGEIVKIYNDQFCLLVKAVYSDKVPSDILLFHAGTNSGIERKLDPMAKWTPDKRTETVRLPGETEMFDTFVTVAALK
- a CDS encoding MarR family transcriptional regulator; the encoded protein is MSRMKPELLDQIEALIHQISEDDHEEEEWHEILTGEDWKYQNKVNVTECHVIDYIGKNRLTNAVGIATALNMTKGSISKITTRLLEKGFIESHRMEGNRKELFFTLTRSGGEVYKLHEKLHEQARNKLDAAISTFTQEELIVIHRFIHILRDTI
- a CDS encoding NAD-dependent epimerase/dehydratase family protein → MTNAKVRKKIIVLGGDGFCGWPTSLRLSGLGHEVIIIDNLSRRRIDEECGTNSLTPIQSIDVRLRAWEEVSGNRIRFYRIDIAEEYDRLLSAIREEKPDVIIHFAEQRSAPYSMKSSLLKRYTVNNNVKATHHVLCAIVESGLDIHLIHLGTMGVYGYGSAGIRIPEGYLDIEVKTDNGDRVNQQILYPTNPGSIYHMTKSLDQLLFHYYNKNDRLRITDLHQGIVWGTNTPETQADERLINRFDYDGDYGTVLNRFLMQGAVGHPITVHGTGGQTRAFIHIQDTVRCLQLAVDHPPELGERVLIMNQMTETRRVIDQARIVSRLTGSEIAFVPNPRNEAAENELHVDNSHFISIGLVPVTLNEGLMMEVSEIAKKYAYRTDYSKIPAMSTWTKEQRPGNVHPRYADYCI